One window from the genome of Myxococcales bacterium encodes:
- a CDS encoding alginate export family protein has translation MTSYLSHLGRPARRQMSRHFAWLVAGALCSFWGGATAQPKPTPTAAATPMFSWHLEHRSRVEDVSGDFHNNVFGSSTGYSMRTLARVEFRHRAFAATLELADSRLYATEDTPRNTTHVNVFEPLQAFVAWRGKGLFSSNDALIVKAGRMTMDLGSRRVLARSEYRNTINGFTGIDASWRTNRGDAAVRLFAVMPVVRRPRDAFLLADNKFELDREATRALLAGAVYSRPAGDGTPGGEAYLLGYIERDGDGQDMPTANRRLLMPGARILLPPAIGMPDGQIEVIGQFGRSHETADDDDVTSLRHRAMALHATAGYTLTTSWHPRGALQFDYASGDRDRDDNRNNRFDPLFGARRFDFGPTGLWGPIARSNIVAPGARVEVTPSKRVDGLIAYRAVWLASASDVWVGAGLIDVLGDTSRFIGHHLEARVRVTLRPKQLVLELGGARLDKSAKARNMATGQLDRSLFSYIQLTGTL, from the coding sequence ATGACCTCCTACTTGTCTCACCTCGGACGCCCTGCGCGGCGGCAAATGTCGCGGCATTTTGCGTGGCTTGTGGCTGGTGCGCTTTGCAGCTTTTGGGGCGGCGCAACCGCGCAGCCCAAGCCGACGCCGACCGCAGCGGCGACGCCGATGTTCTCGTGGCATCTCGAACACCGATCGCGCGTTGAGGACGTCTCGGGCGATTTCCATAACAACGTCTTCGGCAGCAGCACGGGTTATTCGATGCGGACCTTGGCGCGGGTCGAGTTTCGTCACCGCGCATTTGCAGCGACGCTTGAGCTCGCCGATTCTCGGCTTTACGCAACGGAGGACACGCCACGAAATACCACCCACGTAAATGTGTTCGAGCCGCTGCAAGCTTTCGTCGCCTGGCGCGGCAAGGGCTTGTTCTCTAGCAACGACGCCCTGATCGTAAAGGCGGGGCGCATGACCATGGATCTCGGCAGCCGCCGCGTGCTTGCGCGCAGCGAGTATCGAAATACGATCAATGGCTTTACCGGCATCGACGCGTCTTGGCGGACCAACCGGGGCGACGCCGCGGTGCGCTTGTTTGCGGTAATGCCGGTGGTACGCCGCCCCCGCGATGCCTTCTTGCTGGCGGACAACAAATTTGAACTCGACCGCGAGGCAACTCGAGCATTGCTCGCAGGCGCCGTCTACAGCCGCCCGGCCGGCGACGGCACGCCGGGCGGTGAGGCTTATTTGCTCGGCTACATCGAACGAGATGGCGATGGCCAAGATATGCCGACCGCGAATCGCCGCCTGCTTATGCCAGGGGCGCGTATTCTGCTGCCGCCAGCGATCGGCATGCCAGATGGCCAGATTGAGGTGATCGGCCAATTCGGGCGTTCACACGAAACGGCTGACGACGACGACGTGACGTCGCTACGACACCGCGCCATGGCGTTGCATGCCACGGCAGGCTACACGCTAACGACGTCATGGCACCCACGCGGCGCCTTGCAGTTCGACTACGCCAGCGGCGATCGCGATCGCGACGACAATCGCAACAACCGCTTTGATCCGCTATTTGGCGCGCGTCGGTTTGATTTTGGCCCGACCGGGCTATGGGGTCCGATCGCTCGCTCCAACATAGTCGCCCCTGGCGCTCGGGTCGAAGTCACGCCAAGCAAGCGCGTCGATGGCCTGATCGCCTATCGCGCGGTGTGGCTGGCATCGGCGAGCGATGTGTGGGTCGGGGCCGGCCTAATCGACGTGCTAGGCGACACCAGCCGTTTTATTGGCCACCACCTTGAGGCAAGAGTCCGGGTAACGCTACGACCTAAACAGCTCGTGCTCGAGCTTGGCGGCGCGAGATTGGATAAGAGCGCTAAGGCTAGGAACATGGCGACTGGGCAGCTAGACCGCTCGCTATTTTCATACATCCAGCTGACGGGAACATTGTAA
- the queC gene encoding 7-cyano-7-deazaguanine synthase QueC — protein sequence MAALDDVGKPAVVLLSGGLDSTTALAMATKRGFVCHALTVRYGQLHEVELQAAARAATAWKAAAHRVLQLDLAPIAVSSLTTASMSVPKDRSMVDIGAPGDVPSTYVPARNTVLLSLALAWAETLGARDIFLGVNVLDASGYPDCRPAFVQAFQALAQVATRSGGVQIHAPLIDMTKADIIRAGLAIGVDYGQTHSCYDPGAGGGACGRCDACQLRRKGFADAGIADPTHYA from the coding sequence ATGGCCGCTTTAGACGATGTTGGCAAACCCGCCGTGGTGCTGCTCTCGGGCGGCCTCGACTCCACCACCGCGCTCGCGATGGCGACGAAGCGCGGCTTTGTCTGCCACGCGCTCACCGTGCGCTACGGACAATTGCATGAGGTTGAGCTCCAGGCCGCGGCGCGCGCTGCCACTGCATGGAAGGCCGCGGCTCACCGCGTCTTGCAATTAGATCTGGCGCCCATTGCCGTATCGTCGCTGACCACCGCGAGCATGAGCGTGCCCAAAGATCGCTCGATGGTCGACATTGGCGCGCCCGGCGACGTGCCGAGCACCTACGTCCCTGCGCGCAATACCGTGCTCCTTTCGCTGGCCTTGGCATGGGCGGAAACGCTTGGCGCGCGCGATATCTTCCTCGGCGTAAACGTCCTCGACGCCAGCGGCTATCCCGATTGTCGCCCGGCGTTCGTACAAGCGTTCCAAGCGCTGGCTCAGGTCGCGACCCGCAGCGGCGGCGTACAGATTCACGCGCCGCTCATCGACATGACCAAGGCTGACATCATCCGCGCCGGTCTCGCGATCGGCGTCGACTACGGCCAAACCCACTCCTGCTACGATCCGGGCGCCGGCGGCGGCGCCTGCGGCCGCTGCGACGCCTGCCAACTCCGCCGCAAAGGTTTTGCCGACGCGGGCATCGCCGATCCGACACACTACGCCTAA
- a CDS encoding HAMP domain-containing protein → MLGRRLPFFVKLVLSHVLVAIVVVAIMAVVLHGALRRELLATTHAHSHAQARGTAQWVDRDRHPERLAPRLAAVMGSRVSILDADGVVLGDSEFPGEPSPTLANQANHPEVVAALASGSGRSVRRDENQVLTQYSVVQAGDGLYVRVGVPVAEAIAPLGGMRMQLLWAALLSAMFAIVLGLLAARLGARPLRAMRLAAERISAGDHDASFTDLATGSGRGEKAPIAPANDDISALQQSLTTMAAQLRTQISDLTAQRDQLTRMAQSARELVANVSHELRTPVTTIGGFAETLLNSDLDPATRREFTEIIARSSERMARLIADLLQLARLDNQGASALPLESVDLRDVVAAISPSARDGLASLPVHWHAEPPVVQANADALAQILENLLINARRHGAATSVSLATKATQSPNRVCLTITDNGIGIAATDLPRVTERFYCADPARSRQAGGAGLGLALVKQLVELQGGVLRVTSESGQGTAVSIELTT, encoded by the coding sequence ATGCTCGGCCGCCGTCTGCCATTTTTTGTCAAGCTCGTGCTCAGCCATGTGCTCGTGGCGATCGTCGTTGTCGCGATTATGGCGGTGGTGCTTCACGGCGCCTTGCGACGCGAACTGTTGGCCACCACCCATGCGCATAGCCATGCCCAAGCGCGTGGCACTGCGCAATGGGTAGACCGAGACCGCCATCCCGAGCGACTCGCGCCGCGACTTGCCGCCGTGATGGGATCGCGCGTCAGCATCTTGGACGCCGATGGCGTCGTGCTTGGTGATTCCGAATTTCCCGGTGAGCCATCGCCAACGCTGGCAAATCAGGCAAATCATCCAGAAGTTGTCGCGGCGCTCGCCAGCGGTAGCGGGCGCTCGGTGCGGCGTGATGAAAACCAGGTGCTCACGCAGTATTCGGTGGTCCAAGCTGGCGATGGCTTGTATGTGCGCGTCGGCGTACCTGTTGCCGAGGCGATCGCGCCGCTGGGCGGGATGCGAATGCAGCTGCTATGGGCTGCCTTGTTAAGCGCGATGTTTGCGATCGTGCTCGGCCTGCTTGCCGCGCGGCTGGGAGCGCGCCCCTTGCGGGCAATGCGTCTGGCCGCCGAGCGCATTTCCGCGGGTGACCACGACGCGTCGTTTACCGACCTTGCAACTGGCTCGGGTCGCGGCGAGAAAGCCCCGATTGCACCGGCAAACGACGACATCTCCGCGCTGCAACAATCATTGACGACGATGGCTGCGCAACTGCGCACGCAAATTAGTGACCTCACCGCCCAACGCGATCAGCTCACGCGGATGGCGCAAAGCGCGCGCGAGCTGGTGGCCAACGTGTCGCACGAACTGCGCACGCCCGTGACAACCATCGGCGGCTTTGCTGAAACCTTGCTGAACAGCGATCTCGACCCGGCGACGCGGCGCGAGTTCACCGAGATCATCGCCCGTAGCAGCGAGCGTATGGCGCGACTAATTGCCGATTTGTTGCAACTGGCACGGCTCGACAACCAAGGTGCGTCGGCGCTTCCGCTGGAGTCGGTCGACCTGCGCGACGTCGTCGCCGCAATTTCTCCGAGTGCGCGCGACGGCCTTGCATCGCTACCGGTTCACTGGCACGCCGAGCCGCCCGTCGTCCAGGCCAATGCTGACGCGTTGGCGCAAATCTTAGAAAATTTGCTCATCAACGCTCGTCGGCACGGCGCGGCGACTAGCGTGTCTCTGGCCACCAAAGCCACACAGTCGCCGAATCGCGTATGCCTTACTATTACCGACAACGGCATCGGCATCGCGGCGACCGATTTACCGCGCGTCACCGAACGCTTCTATTGCGCCGACCCGGCGCGGTCCAGACAGGCGGGCGGCGCGGGCCTTGGCCTCGCCCTCGTCAAGCAATTGGTGGAGCTGCAAGGCGGCGTTCTGCGGGTTACCAGTGAATCTGGCCAGGGCACCGCGGTTTCGATCGAGCTAACCACGTGA
- a CDS encoding response regulator transcription factor: MTTATIRPKIVVIDDDAAIGRLLTFGLGEAGFEAFWAATGAEGIALVLREQPAVAIVDMMLPDIFGTKVCERLRSDPAVGDVAILILSALGEEDDRVVGFEAGADDYVVKPFSPREFALRVKALVRRTEQVAPARAARLAWGGLVLDDVRHAVLLNGSEIVLRPLEYRLLAAFLEHPAQMFSRAALLELVWGMTTGIGDRTVDVHVRRLRSRLGGYAELIETVPGYGYRLKAPPR; the protein is encoded by the coding sequence ATGACGACTGCGACCATACGGCCCAAGATCGTGGTGATCGACGACGACGCCGCGATCGGCCGATTGCTGACGTTTGGCCTCGGCGAGGCCGGGTTCGAGGCGTTCTGGGCCGCGACCGGCGCCGAGGGCATCGCGCTTGTGTTGCGCGAACAACCAGCGGTGGCAATTGTCGATATGATGCTGCCCGACATCTTTGGCACCAAGGTTTGCGAACGGTTGCGCTCCGATCCCGCGGTTGGGGATGTCGCTATCTTGATCCTAAGCGCGCTAGGCGAAGAAGATGATCGCGTGGTTGGGTTTGAGGCAGGGGCCGACGATTACGTGGTCAAGCCTTTTAGTCCGCGCGAGTTTGCCTTGCGCGTGAAGGCCCTGGTGCGCCGAACCGAGCAAGTGGCGCCGGCTCGTGCCGCCCGACTCGCATGGGGAGGCTTGGTGCTTGATGACGTTCGCCACGCCGTGTTGCTCAATGGTTCGGAGATCGTGTTGCGGCCGCTCGAGTATAGATTGCTGGCAGCGTTTCTCGAGCATCCGGCACAAATGTTTTCCCGCGCAGCGCTGCTCGAATTAGTCTGGGGGATGACAACGGGCATTGGTGATCGCACGGTGGATGTGCACGTGCGCCGCTTGCGCAGTCGTCTCGGCGGATATGCCGAACTCATCGAAACCGTGCCGGGCTATGGCTATCGCCTCAAGGCGCCGCCACGCTGA
- a CDS encoding DUF4178 domain-containing protein: MFAGIVLFVIIVIVFGAGAVGYTLYKALPTGAVQKLLAPQADAMRERSLRELRSGDIVTRGGVDFVCEGAIAYEELGHRWVAGLLVDTHASHWLIAGIERSGDATVRLLDVEPNLKLAEYPPERIPLGEQIFALDKRGIATCTLTGNVRFLAKSANPMRGSAERCRWWLYSSASGETLLIEQWGSDYRALRGSKVAVAEFAIIHGS; this comes from the coding sequence GTGTTCGCTGGCATCGTCCTCTTCGTCATTATCGTCATCGTGTTTGGCGCGGGCGCGGTCGGTTATACGCTCTACAAGGCGCTTCCCACTGGCGCCGTGCAAAAACTTCTCGCGCCGCAGGCCGATGCGATGCGCGAGCGGAGCCTGCGCGAGCTACGCAGCGGCGATATCGTCACGCGAGGCGGCGTTGACTTTGTCTGCGAGGGTGCTATTGCTTACGAAGAACTCGGTCACCGCTGGGTGGCGGGCCTGCTCGTCGATACGCACGCGTCGCACTGGCTGATCGCTGGCATCGAACGCTCCGGCGATGCGACGGTGCGGCTGCTCGATGTCGAACCAAACCTCAAACTTGCCGAGTACCCTCCCGAGCGCATTCCCCTCGGCGAGCAAATTTTCGCACTCGACAAGCGCGGCATCGCCACCTGCACCCTTACCGGCAATGTTCGCTTCCTCGCCAAGAGTGCCAACCCCATGCGTGGCAGCGCCGAACGCTGCCGATGGTGGTTGTACAGCTCGGCCTCCGGCGAAACCTTGCTCATTGAGCAATGGGGCTCCGACTATCGCGCCCTGCGCGGCTCCAAAGTCGCAGTCGCCGAGTTCGCGATCATCCACGGCAGCTAA
- a CDS encoding thiamine pyrophosphate-dependent dehydrogenase E1 component subunit alpha: MVATKTLSGDSQRSPIDGEELRRVLDDNGNVLPGVTVPKVAPETLKKIFDTMLMVRVLDDRMMRIQRQGKLGFYMKSLGEEATHFAVAALRPSDWVFPSYREQGAWFYRGYTLDMFLNQLFGNVQDPIKGRQMPVHHSANWLNLVSVSSPVGTQIPQAAGVAHAAKLQGKDDVAVAYFGEGTSSTGEFHVALNFAAAYKSPAIFICRNNGWAISVPSSTQTAAKTYASKGVGYGMPGIRVDGNDILAILQVMNEATARARAGEGPTLIEMLTYRVEGHSSSDDPSVYRDPNEPAPWIKRDPLNRLRNYMKLEGLWSEAHEKALTERYNTEITEAMARAEALPPPDLDTLFEDVYEEMPWHLREQKEWLMAQGRTKSPHQH, encoded by the coding sequence ATGGTAGCCACCAAAACGCTTAGCGGGGACTCTCAGCGTTCGCCTATCGACGGCGAAGAACTGCGCCGCGTCTTAGACGACAACGGCAACGTGCTCCCGGGGGTCACCGTGCCCAAGGTGGCGCCCGAGACCCTCAAAAAAATCTTCGACACGATGCTCATGGTGCGGGTGCTCGACGACCGCATGATGCGCATCCAACGCCAAGGCAAGCTCGGCTTCTACATGAAGTCGCTCGGCGAAGAGGCGACGCACTTTGCGGTCGCGGCGCTGCGCCCCAGCGATTGGGTATTTCCGAGTTATCGCGAGCAGGGCGCGTGGTTTTACCGCGGCTACACGCTCGACATGTTTTTGAACCAACTCTTTGGCAACGTGCAAGACCCAATCAAGGGTCGGCAAATGCCGGTACACCACTCGGCTAATTGGCTCAACCTAGTCAGCGTCAGCTCACCGGTTGGCACGCAAATTCCACAAGCCGCGGGTGTGGCGCACGCCGCCAAGTTGCAAGGCAAGGACGACGTCGCGGTCGCTTACTTCGGCGAGGGCACGTCTTCCACCGGCGAGTTTCACGTCGCGCTCAACTTTGCGGCGGCTTACAAATCGCCGGCGATCTTCATCTGCCGCAACAACGGCTGGGCGATTTCGGTGCCGAGCAGCACGCAGACCGCCGCCAAGACCTATGCCAGCAAGGGCGTCGGCTACGGCATGCCGGGCATTCGCGTCGATGGCAACGACATCCTCGCCATCCTGCAAGTCATGAACGAGGCCACCGCGCGCGCGCGCGCCGGCGAGGGCCCAACGCTGATCGAAATGCTCACCTACCGCGTCGAAGGCCACTCGAGCTCAGACGACCCGTCGGTGTATCGCGATCCAAACGAGCCCGCGCCGTGGATCAAACGCGATCCGCTTAACCGGCTGCGCAACTATATGAAGCTCGAAGGGCTGTGGAGCGAGGCGCACGAAAAAGCGCTGACCGAGCGCTACAACACCGAAATCACCGAGGCCATGGCGCGAGCCGAAGCGCTGCCGCCGCCCGATCTCGATACCCTGTTTGAAGATGTCTACGAAGAAATGCCATGGCATTTGCGCGAGCAAAAAGAATGGCTGATGGCGCAGGGCCGCACTAAATCGCCGCATCAACATTAA
- a CDS encoding S46 family peptidase translates to MRKIALCALLLAAACSKKSGSAAGMTGSGAGSQAGSDVTATARAAHVNAGGMWMPQQMAGFAELFKTLGVEVAAEALTNPLAAPLAAVVTTGGCTASFVSPQGLIITNHHCVQGGLQFNATPSDNLVENGFLAKAMADEKSIGPSGRIWVAQAFTDVTAKINGGLADITDPAARFAALEKRGKEQIAACEKDRPELRCRLHTYFRGALVIEAEYLELRDVRLVYVPARSIGNYGGDIDNWAWPRHTGDYSFMRAYVGKDGKPAEYSKDNVPFAPKHWLKVSTAGLAPSDFVMVTGYPGSTNRLQTASELAADIESNHPRFIAYSKQRMALLDGFIAAAAKPDATEAQKATAIKAGVMHQGVQNYLEKYEGMMTGFAKNGTLAQKQAAETTFAAWVAADASRAKYGDALAKVETILAEARKHERADEVFMNTVTSSRLMGTALGLARIAEERAKADADRKPGYQARDMPMREASQKSFTKNVDLTIDRAMFKLALQNAAGEAAELRPWLHGLLGLKAGATIDDKVIDAALDRFYGQTKLADEKLRLELLTKGTAKQLKASKDPFIAAALMVKPLWLEREKIGETRSGDLLVPMNTYMEGLIASAGGMVAPDANSSLRVSFGTVRGYTADGAKEAYTPFTKASEILAKQTGKEPFDAPAALVAAIEAKNWGGWADKRLGEVPVNFLSDLDITNGNSGSPVLNGKGELVGLAFDGNIEGMSSDVVFDGRATRTITLDIRYMLWIMDTVDNAKHLLAEMNVSAPAP, encoded by the coding sequence ATGAGAAAAATAGCATTGTGTGCGCTGCTGCTCGCGGCGGCGTGTTCTAAGAAATCGGGCTCGGCGGCGGGCATGACCGGCAGCGGCGCGGGCAGCCAAGCCGGCAGCGACGTCACCGCGACCGCGCGTGCCGCGCATGTCAACGCCGGTGGCATGTGGATGCCACAACAGATGGCGGGCTTCGCCGAGTTGTTTAAGACCCTCGGTGTGGAGGTCGCGGCCGAGGCGCTTACCAACCCACTCGCCGCGCCGTTGGCCGCGGTCGTAACGACGGGTGGCTGCACGGCGTCATTCGTCTCGCCGCAAGGCCTCATCATTACCAACCATCACTGCGTTCAGGGCGGCCTGCAATTCAATGCGACGCCGAGCGATAACCTGGTCGAAAACGGCTTTCTCGCCAAGGCCATGGCCGACGAGAAATCGATAGGCCCCAGCGGCCGCATTTGGGTGGCGCAAGCCTTCACCGATGTCACGGCCAAGATCAACGGCGGCCTGGCAGACATTACCGATCCAGCCGCGCGCTTTGCCGCGCTGGAAAAACGCGGCAAGGAGCAAATCGCGGCGTGCGAGAAAGATCGCCCCGAGCTGCGTTGCCGCCTGCACACCTATTTTCGCGGCGCCCTCGTCATCGAAGCCGAGTATCTTGAATTGCGCGACGTGCGCCTCGTGTACGTGCCGGCGCGCAGCATTGGCAACTACGGCGGCGACATCGACAACTGGGCGTGGCCGCGGCACACAGGCGACTATTCGTTCATGCGCGCCTACGTTGGCAAGGACGGCAAGCCGGCCGAATACAGCAAAGACAACGTGCCGTTCGCGCCCAAGCACTGGCTCAAGGTCAGCACCGCGGGCTTGGCCCCAAGTGACTTCGTGATGGTGACGGGCTATCCCGGCAGCACCAATCGCCTGCAAACCGCGAGCGAGCTTGCGGCCGACATCGAATCAAACCATCCGCGCTTCATCGCCTATTCCAAGCAGCGCATGGCGTTGCTCGACGGCTTCATCGCCGCCGCCGCTAAGCCCGACGCCACCGAGGCGCAAAAGGCCACGGCGATCAAGGCCGGCGTCATGCATCAGGGCGTGCAGAACTACCTCGAAAAATACGAAGGCATGATGACCGGCTTTGCCAAGAACGGCACGCTGGCGCAGAAGCAGGCCGCCGAGACGACGTTTGCGGCCTGGGTCGCGGCGGACGCCTCGCGTGCCAAGTACGGCGATGCGCTGGCCAAGGTGGAAACCATCCTCGCCGAGGCGCGGAAGCACGAGCGCGCGGATGAAGTGTTCATGAACACGGTGACGTCGTCGCGCTTGATGGGCACCGCGCTGGGGCTGGCGCGCATCGCCGAGGAGCGCGCAAAGGCGGATGCCGATCGCAAGCCGGGCTACCAAGCGCGAGACATGCCGATGCGCGAGGCGAGCCAAAAGTCGTTCACCAAGAACGTCGACCTAACCATCGATCGCGCGATGTTTAAGCTGGCGCTGCAAAATGCCGCGGGCGAAGCCGCCGAGCTTCGACCATGGCTGCATGGCCTGCTCGGCCTCAAGGCCGGCGCAACGATCGACGACAAGGTCATCGACGCCGCGCTCGATCGTTTCTACGGGCAGACCAAGCTCGCCGACGAAAAACTGCGCCTCGAGCTTTTAACCAAGGGCACCGCCAAGCAACTCAAGGCCTCGAAAGATCCCTTCATCGCCGCCGCGCTAATGGTGAAGCCGTTGTGGCTTGAGCGCGAGAAAATCGGCGAGACCCGCAGCGGCGATTTGCTGGTGCCGATGAATACGTACATGGAAGGCCTCATCGCGTCGGCCGGCGGCATGGTTGCCCCCGACGCCAATAGCTCGCTGCGCGTCAGCTTTGGCACGGTGCGCGGCTACACCGCCGATGGCGCCAAAGAGGCATATACGCCGTTTACCAAGGCGAGCGAAATCCTCGCCAAGCAAACCGGCAAGGAGCCGTTTGATGCCCCGGCGGCGCTGGTGGCCGCGATTGAAGCCAAGAACTGGGGAGGCTGGGCCGATAAGCGCCTTGGCGAAGTGCCGGTCAACTTTCTCTCGGACCTCGACATCACCAATGGCAACTCGGGCTCCCCGGTGCTAAATGGCAAAGGCGAACTAGTCGGACTTGCGTTTGACGGCAACATCGAGGGTATGTCTTCTGACGTCGTGTTCGACGGCCGCGCAACGCGCACCATCACGCTCGATATTCGCTACATGCTTTGGATCATGGACACCGTCGACAACGCAAAACACTTGCTTGCCGAAATGAACGTGTCCGCCCCGGCGCCGTAA
- a CDS encoding alpha-ketoacid dehydrogenase subunit beta has protein sequence MATMNLLEAVRDALRTQMKLDPRVVILGEDVGKFGGVFRATAGLFDEFGADRVINTPLAENGIIGTAIGMALYGLRPVPEIQFSDFIFPAFDQIVNELAKFRYRSGGQYPCPVIIRTPVGGGIRGGHYHSQSPEALFIHTPGLKIIAPSNPYDAKGLLLAAMRQNDPVLFMEPKRIYRASKGEVPEGEYTLEIGKANVVAEGSQVTLLAYSGMVSIGEETVKKAAEAGISVELVDLRTLMPFDIDTILASVKKTGRCVIVHEAPRTCGFGAELIASIQERAMEYLEAPILRVTGLDTPFPYTLEHEYMPNADRVLTAIRKTLEW, from the coding sequence ATGGCAACGATGAATCTACTTGAAGCCGTTCGCGACGCGCTGCGAACGCAGATGAAGCTCGATCCCCGCGTCGTTATTCTTGGCGAAGACGTCGGCAAGTTTGGCGGCGTGTTTCGCGCCACTGCCGGGCTCTTTGACGAGTTCGGCGCCGACCGCGTCATCAATACGCCGCTCGCCGAAAACGGCATCATCGGCACCGCGATTGGCATGGCGCTGTACGGCCTGCGGCCGGTGCCGGAGATTCAATTTTCCGATTTTATTTTTCCGGCCTTTGATCAGATCGTCAACGAGCTGGCGAAGTTTCGCTATCGCTCGGGCGGCCAGTATCCGTGCCCTGTCATCATCCGCACGCCGGTGGGCGGCGGCATTCGCGGCGGTCACTATCACAGCCAATCGCCCGAGGCTCTGTTTATTCACACGCCAGGCCTCAAGATCATCGCGCCGTCAAACCCATATGACGCTAAAGGCCTCCTGCTCGCGGCGATGCGGCAAAACGATCCGGTGCTGTTTATGGAGCCTAAGCGCATCTATCGCGCTTCCAAGGGCGAGGTGCCAGAAGGCGAATACACGCTGGAGATTGGCAAGGCGAACGTGGTCGCCGAGGGTAGCCAAGTCACGCTGCTCGCCTATAGCGGCATGGTTTCGATCGGCGAAGAAACCGTCAAGAAGGCCGCCGAAGCCGGCATTTCGGTGGAACTCGTCGACTTGCGCACGCTGATGCCATTCGACATCGACACCATCTTGGCGTCGGTGAAAAAAACTGGGCGCTGCGTCATCGTGCACGAAGCGCCGCGCACCTGCGGCTTTGGCGCCGAGCTCATCGCCAGCATCCAAGAGCGCGCGATGGAATATCTCGAGGCGCCGATCTTGCGCGTCACCGGGCTCGACACGCCGTTTCCGTATACGCTCGAACACGAATACATGCCCAACGCCGACCGCGTGCTGACCGCGATCCGCAAGACCCTGGAGTGGTGA